The following DNA comes from Triticum aestivum cultivar Chinese Spring chromosome 3D, IWGSC CS RefSeq v2.1, whole genome shotgun sequence.
CAGAGGTGAAAGAAGGAAGGAGGGAAGACTAAGAATGGGACAGGGTGGGGTGCGTGGTGTGTTAATGTGTGAGCTGTGAGTACCATTTAGAGGGTTGGATGGAGATCTAACGGCTAGAAAGGCGACTTCGATTAAACATATTTTGGGTGGCCTAGTTGGGAATCTCATTTTAGTCATTGTCTTTTCGTTTTGTCATTTTGCAATCATTCATACTCACAAGTGACACCATACAATATGTGAAATTAATTCGATCGTACGCAATCGAACTGTCAATTTCTTCGCATCCATCACAATCAACAATGCTTACCATACATATTATGTcgttttttttttagaaaatatgGACAGGACAAAATCCAGAGTATGTACAGAAAAAATGGACACGAGATTGGCAAGACATCAAGTTGCTAGGAGAGACAATACATTTGTACAAACATCAATCTTGACCATGGAATAGAAGCATTCATAATTGAGGACGTACGTACACCAAGACAAGAGATTATTCCTGACTGACTGACTGACTCACTGTTTACCCTGAATTTCTCAAAGACAAGAGAGAGAGACGATGAAACTAAACGGGCTTACTGATGACACGATAACACCTGCTTGATTCTTGAAGCAATTTCAGTCTCTCATGGCGATGACTGATGGATGGGATTCGGATTGATATTTTCAGTAGTCGGCGGTGGGGAGCTGCTCGTGTGGGCGCTGGCCGATGAAGCAGATGTCGTAGACgagggcggcgatggcggcgccggcgaAGGGGCCGAGCCAGTACACCCAGTGGTTCTCCCAGACGCCGCTGACCACGGCGGGGCCGAAGGAGACGGCGGGGTTCATGGAGGCGCCGTCGAAGGCGCCGCCGGCGAGGATGTTGGCGCCGACGATGAAGCCGATGGCGATGGGCGCGATGACCCCGAGGTCGCCGCGCTTGGGGTCGACGGCGGTGGCGTAGACGGTGTAGACGAGGCCGAAGGTCATGACGATCTCGAAGACCACGGCGTTCCAGACGCCGACGCCGGCGGAGAGCGAGAAGGCGCCCACGGCCTCGCCGCCGGTGGCGATcttgaggaggaggcaggccacgacGGAGCCGAGCAGCTGCGCCACCCAGTACACCACCGCCTTGAGGAGGCTGATGTTGCCGCCCACGAAGGCGCCGAATGTGACGGCCGGGTTCACGTGGCCGCCCGAGATGTTGGCGCCCACGGAGACGGCCACGAAGAGCGCGAACGCGTGCGCCAGCGCCGCCGCGATCAGCCCCGCCGGCGTCGTCGCACCGCCGTCAGTCAGCTTGCCTGCCAGTACGGCACGCCATGCAAAACCGGCGATCAGCACTTGATGGATGACATGATGATCGGTCGATGCACCAGGAAAGGAAGAAAGAAATGGGGGTGGGCCTTACCGAAGGCCATGCCGGAGCCTGAGCCGGCGAAGACGAAGATGAGCATGGAGATGAACTCGGCGACGCCGGCGCGGAAGGTGTCCGGGTGGGACAGCTCCCCCGGGGCGCCGATGGCGATCCTGCTCACCGGCATTTTCGACGGGCGCTCTTTTTTTCGGGATGAATGGATCGGCTCCTGTCCTGTGCAGCTAGCTAGTGTTGAATTGTGTGGTGTGGTGATGGTGTGTCGATCATGCAGTGTTGGTTATATATAGCCCGGAATGGATGTGAGGCTGGGCGGGCAACTTGCTACGGCCGGTCACTACACGACCGCTTCAACACAATCATCGCCTGCCATCGCCATTGGGGTTGGGATTGGGATCAGATTGCACACACCCCTAACCATTCTTTTTTCTTCTGCGCCATCCATAGGGTATTTAATTTTATCACGAACAAAAAGGAAACGCTGAGCTATCTAGATCCATCACGGGCTTGGTTTCTTTTGGCAGCCAAAAGTTTGAGAAATTTGGTTATGTCTGCAGTGGCAAAAATAGGGCTCAACTCTTCTTTGTTTAGGAaacttttttttttacttttacaTCTCAAAATCGACCTTCCAAAATAGGAAAAAATGGCACCTTTAGATTAAAATAGACAAATAATCACACCACACCCGCAAACTCAAGCAGGACAGTCATGAGGATGAACGATGCCGGTCATAATGGGACTATCATAgatagtatcatgatatgatatcaTGTCATGGTAAATGATGTAGTAGTATGTGTTATGCATAACAATAAATGAGGCCATTATAATAACAAGCTATAATATTATGCACTATGGATAtaatatcatacactagtatcatatagtacatgatactagtatatgatacctCCCATTGTGATGAGCCTGAACGGAAGGTTAAGACTTGTCCAACTGGAAACAAAGAAGATGGATGCCAACTAGCGCAATGCCCGTAAAATAATTTTTTGTCTAATTAATGCCTATTAACTGTCGCATGACCGGATGGTAAACATTAATTAGAAATGGTTCAACGATGATGACTACCACTCTGGGCGCTGGCCCTTAGGAGCACATGCATGAAAAATGtatcgttgtcatcgacaaggttAGGCCCCTCCAATAAGAGAGAAGCAACAGCGGCACGTCGGCGGCTTGTTCTGGCGGTGATAGTGTTAGTTTTGTGATCCtaggacctcgatgtaatttttattaagCTATGTGACAAACAAAGAAAGTACAATGAGGCCTGTCTGAGAATCATTAGTTACCGAAAGCATGCGAGAAGGTGGTGATATGTTGGGGAATCCCGACATAATGTTTCCCTAACGGTGGTTTTGCTAAACTTAAGTCATCTAtaattttctttttttatataaagggcgcttttattaaCTTCAAATgtactcctccgttcctaaatataagtctttgaagagattccactatggaccacatacggagcaaaatgagtgaatttatactctaaaatgcatctagattCATCCATATGTGGTCATAATGAAATCTCTAcaatgacttatatttaggaacagaggaagtagcaTCGAGAGATACAGAGCATTAAGAGTAtcgcccggcctctgcataattaggatgcacacagccaaacaccaATAGTCTGACAAAAGAACGTAAAAAAGCCGACAATTTGGCAACAGTAGTCCTATAGACCGAGACTATGCCTATGTGGAAATGGATGGTGGACCGATCCGGAGATTACGCTGACACCCATGTTGGGCAAAAATCTCCATAGCCACCTGCTCTAACCGCGTACAGACCACCTTGAATAATGGTTGGTACTTCGCTTGTTATAGCGTAGACCACGTACGAAGCAAGTACGTACAATGGAAAATAACCTGCAGTGGAGAGACATTTTTGttattaaaaaccaaatcatttctacatagccaaagcgaccataatAAGGCATACCCTCGCACCCTTATTAGCGTTTTTAACCTATTTAAAATACCGTCcagccaatgaccaaaaatattggcaacactcatgggcggatacaaatttgacgctatttggatgattgaCCATGTAGAACGCGCAAACTTACATTGGAAAAAGAgatgtttgattgtctcgtcatgagtacaaaaacaacacttcttacttccttggcagttgcgtcgtgcgaggttgtctttggttagcacAACTCCCCTACGAAGATACCACGTGAAGATTTAAACTTTAAGTGGAATGTTCGCCTTCCAAATTTTTTTGTTATTACTCACTGGTGCCTCGGAATGCGTGAGCGCACGGTACATAGAGTCTACTGTAAAAGACCCAGATGTAGTAAGGTTTCAGTGAAACACGTCCCGgccttgtgtcaggttaatcgaatcCAAACGAGATAAGAGATTATGCCATGACGTAAGTCGGgtgccaatcaaatcccgcctgaaTGAAAGATTCGGCGGTGATGAGCTGAGCACCTATGCAATAGTATTATTTTTATCGTGAGCAATGTTGTAcaaggctggatattgttctcggagACTGGCATTTCCTAACCTGATGTCTTCGCAGAAACGAATCTCTGACccgtcctttatcgcgaaagacccaaagcgaaagagatgtttctttgccgccattaggccagcccaaaagtgcgagtctccaggtttccaatatgcctgagacaatgccttttggcctagatacttatTGCGCAACATAGTTTGCCAAAtaccatcctcagtaagaagtttgaacaaccatttactaagtagggcctcattcttgacctgTAGGTCATGAATTCCGaggccaccttggtctttcggcctacaaaccacgctccatttggtcaacctatatttttttcttttcaccatctccttgccaaaaaaACCTGGACCTAAAATAGTCCAGTCTTTGCAGGACCCCATTTGGAAGTTGGAAGAACGAAatcatatagagaaccatatttgtgaggacggAGTTTATCAGAACCAGTCGTCCTCCGGCTgagagcaacttgcctttccaaCTGCTCAGTCGTTTCTCTAGGCGTTCTtctacatgcttccactccgcaatggtTAGACGCTGATAATGAATCGGTAATCTCAGATATTTAATCGGGAATTGGCTATGTGCACAACCAAACAGGTCAGCATAATCGGCCGCCGCCTCGATGGCTTctccaaagcaaaacaattcacttttatggaagttaatcttaagACCAGACATCTGTTCAAACGCTGATAATAGCAGTTTCAGGTTTCGAGCCTTGGTcaggtcatgttccataaagagaattgtgtcatcagcatattgcagaatagagaggccaccatccacaaggtgtggcactactcctgcaatCTGGTCGTCCTGCTTGGTGCGAtcaatcagaatagccaacatgtcGGCCACAATGTTAAATGACATTGGGGACATGGAGTCACCCTGTCGTAGTCCTTTTTTTGTCTGAAAGTAATGGCCTACATCATCATTaactttgatggccacactacctccagttacaaaattTTGGATCAACTGACGCTATTTATCGGAGAAACCTTTCATCCTTAGGGCCTGTTGGAGGAAagaccatttgaccttgtcataggatttttcaaagtcaattttgaaaaCTACTCCACTCATATTTTTTGGTGCATCTCATGAACGGTCTCATGCAGGATTACTACACCATCGAGtatattccttccttgcatgaaAGCTTTTTGAGATGGCCGGACAACATGGTCAGCTACCGAGTTTAACCTATTCGTCgccactttggtgaaaatcttgaagctgacattaaggaggcatatgggtCTGAACTGTTGGATCCGTTCGGCCTCCTTAATCTTCGGCAAGAAGACAATCTCGCCAAATTAAGTCTGAATAGGTCAAGACGGTCGGCATGAAGACAATTGAACAACTCCATAAGGTCATTCTTGATGATCtcccagaaattctgatagaattctgcagggaaaccatccgggcccggagctttgttatgttccatttggaaTACCGCAGCTCTCACCTCCTCTTCTGAGAAAGGTGCCGTGAGGATATCGTTTTCTTCtgccgtgacttgtggaatatctaCAATTTTCTTACATCTAGATTGTTTTGGAAGAAGGTGCATAACACACTTCGAATAAGTAAAAAGTGTAAATCCCACTTTTTTCGATGAATTGGAGTCTACACGTTTGACTAAATATTACCAGATATGGTTAAAAGAATAACAACACTATGTCCAGCATGACTATTGTTGGACATATATCTAAATTATTTTGGGAGAAGGTGCGAAAAACACTTTGTTTATGGAAATTGTTTCTGAGAAAACAAAATGCAGAAAACACTTTTGGTAAGTAAAAAACGCAACATACAGTTCCACTAAAGGGAAATTAATTAAAAAGTCATGAGACTACGGCCAACGACATTGTTGTTGGTCGTGTTTATATGTACATAATGTGTTACTAGATTTTGTATATAGCGTTACTAGagggtgtagaataagctattctataCTCACCCTTAGAATAGAGTTACCCTATAGCGATAAAAAATTGTCAGCACCGTTTGTGCATACCTACAGTTCAACCGAATCATGCCTATCTGATGAGAGGGTgttgaagcagaagctgaacaatcGATGGCAGAAGCAGCGGTGGGCAGCGCTAGCGTACATCGACCAACGCGAGGGCCCGATCGCGGACACGTTCGGCACCATCATCGTCGTCTGTGGCAGCGAGGATGGTCAAGTTGAAGCTCCACAATCTATGCCAGATGGAACGGTGGGCGGCGCCGGCGCCGTACATAGACCGACGTGAGGGTCTCGACCACGAGGCCACATTCCATGCCACTGTCATCGTCTACGGCGTTGAGGAAAGGGCTGGAAGATGCGAGAGGCAGGCAGTAGGGTGAGGGAAGCACCCTTGTCGCTCGCCGCGAATGAACTTTTCACAAAAGCACAATGAATTAGATATGGCTAAAAGAAACGCAACACTACGGCCAGCGCGACTATTGTTGGTCAGATATCCAAATTGTTTTGAAAAAGTGCACAAAACTCTTTGTTTACAAAATTGTTTCCGAGGTAAATTTATGCAGAAAACACATTGGATAAGTAAATAGTGTAACTTTATCACTAAATTAGAGTTGCACATTCCACTAAAGCGCAACTAATCAGGTATAACTGAAAAACCCACGGCCAGCGAAATTGTTGTTGGCCATATATATACATCACGAACAAAAAATTGTCAACATCGTTTGTGCGTACCCACAATCCAGCTAAATCCTATCTATGTGGCGCGAGGATGTTTAAGCTGAAGCTGAACAATATGTGCCAAAAGCTGCAGTGGGTGGCGCCGGCTTACACCAACAGGTGTTAGGGCCCGAACACGGCCATGTTCCATACCACCCTCGTCGCATGCAGCGGCGATGATGTTCAAGTGGAAGCTGAACAATTTTTGCCGGACACAGTGGTGGGTGTTGCCGGCGTACACCGACCGTCACGAGGGCCCCGACCACGCATCCAAGTTCCACGCCACCGTCGTCGTCTGCGGCGGCCAAGAGAGGGACAACAAGATGGGGGAGGTAGGCAGTGGGGTGAGGGAGGCGTTGGCGTACACTGACCGGCGCGAGGGCCCCAACCATGCGTCAACATTCCATGCCGCCCTCGTCCTTTACGGCGGCTAGGAGAGGGATGGGGAGATGGGGGAGGTAGGCAGTGGGGTGAGGGAGGCGCGGTGTCGCTCGTGGCGATGGCACTTTTCACTGTAGTACAATTAATAAGATATGGTTAAAACAACCACAACAATACGACCAACGCGACTATTGTTGGACTTATATCTATTGTTTTGGGAAAAAGGTGCACACAGACTTTTTTTATTAAAATTGTTTCCGAGgaaaaaatatgcagaaaacaaTTTGGATAAGTTAAAACTAAAGCACATTAATCCGATATGATTAACAAAACCATGACATTATGGGTAGCAAGACTGTTGACACTATAGCAATGCGAACAAAAATTATCAGCATCGTTTGTGCGTACCTACAATCAAGCCGAATCCTATGTGTATACGTTACAAACAGAAATTGTCAGCATCAATTGTGCGTACCTACAATCGAGCCGAATCCTACCTATGAGACGCGAGGATGTTCAAGCTGAAGCTGAACAACCTGCGCCAGAAGCAGCGGTGGGCGGTTTCGGCATACATCATCCGGCTCAAGGGCCTGGACACGGCCACATTCCATGCATCGTCAATTTCTGCCTTGGCAAGGATGTCCAAGTTGAAGCTGAACAATCTGTGCCAGTAGCAGCGGTGGACGGTCGGCATACACCAACCAGAGCGAGGGCCCGGACCACATGGCCACATTCCACCCCACTGTCGTCATTTGTGGCGGCGAGGAGAGGGACGaggagatggggggggggggggtaggtagaGGGGTGAGCGAAGCACCCATGTTGCTCATGGCAAGGGCACTTTTCACTAAATCCAATTAATCAGATATG
Coding sequences within:
- the LOC123081046 gene encoding probable aquaporin TIP1-2, which codes for MPVSRIAIGAPGELSHPDTFRAGVAEFISMLIFVFAGSGSGMAFGKLTDGGATTPAGLIAAALAHAFALFVAVSVGANISGGHVNPAVTFGAFVGGNISLLKAVVYWVAQLLGSVVACLLLKIATGGEAVGAFSLSAGVGVWNAVVFEIVMTFGLVYTVYATAVDPKRGDLGVIAPIAIGFIVGANILAGGAFDGASMNPAVSFGPAVVSGVWENHWVYWLGPFAGAAIAALVYDICFIGQRPHEQLPTADY